One segment of Papaver somniferum cultivar HN1 unplaced genomic scaffold, ASM357369v1 unplaced-scaffold_81, whole genome shotgun sequence DNA contains the following:
- the LOC113345551 gene encoding bidirectional sugar transporter SWEET17-like, which produces MDNLSFFVGVVGNFISVLVFLSPIDTFYRIVRNKATEEFESLPYICTLLNALLWTYYGVTKPGAYLVATVNGFGVVVETIYIILFLTYASRRVKCKTAQLVVGLDIIVFAAAVLITHFALDGDVRINAIGFLGAGLNIVMYGSPLAAMRTVVTTKSVEYMPFLLSFFLFLNGGVWCFYAILVKDPFLGVPNGIGFFLGIVQLALYARYRNSTKSSSSVEPLLISPPLPATF; this is translated from the exons ATGGATAACCTAAGTTTCTTTGTTGGAGTTGTAG GCAACTTCATTTCTGTTTTGGTCTTTCTGTCACCCAT AGACACTTTCTATCGAATAGTGAGGAATAAAGCGACTGAAGAATTCGAAAGTCTTCCTTACATTTGCACTTTGTTGAATGCCTTGCTATGGACTTATTATGGAGTTACAAAACCCGGTGCTTATCTCGTCGCCACCGTGAATGGTTTCGGAGTTGTCGTTGAAACCATCTATATCATACTGTTTCTCACATACGCATCACGGAGAGTGAAG TGCAAAACGGCACAATTGGTGGTGGGTTTGGATATAATTGTGTTCGCAGCTGCGGTGTTGATCACCCATTTCGCACTGGACGGCGATGTGAGGATCAATGCAATAGGATTCTTGGGTGCAGGATTAAATATCGTTATGTATGGTTCACCTTTAGCAGCAATG AGAACTGTGGTGACGACTAAAAGCGTGGAGTATATGCCCTTCTTACTCTCGTTCTTCCTCTTCTTGAATGGTGGAGTTTGGTGCTTCTATGCGATTCTTGTAAAAGATCCTTTTCTTGGG GTACCAAATGGGATCGGATTCTTCCTCGGAATAGTTCAGTTGGCTCTTTATGCACGTTACAGAAATTCTACCAAGTCATCATCATCCGTCGAGCCCCTACTTATTTCGCCGCCATTGCCAGCTACCTTTTGA
- the LOC113345266 gene encoding EP1-like glycoprotein 2 yields MRKILIETKILEIENSEARKSIHSIVPEDNTFQFINQGEFTYGEWFYAADYRRVDPGPYSYPFSLYFYSTIKDANKLVLGISGGETGRDSIFWVWSANPTDPVGENSTLTFGSDGNLVLADFDGRVAWQTNTANKGVTGISMQPNGNLVLHDKDGRFIWQSINYPSDGLLVGPSLMHSRSKKLVNGPYSLVIDKNGFIMYQNKSGTLVRYAGWEASGLRNVKYDSAQQDDATTAT; encoded by the exons ATGCGGAAAATCTTGATCGAAACTAAGATTCTTGAGATTGAgaattcagaagcaagaaagtCAA TTCATTCTATAGTTCCAGAAGACAATACTTTCCAGTTCATTAACCAAGGTGAATTTACTTATGGTGAATGGTTTTACGCGGCGGATTACCGTCGTGTTGACCCTGGACCATATTCATACCCATTCAGTCTATATTTCTATAGCACTATCAAGGATGCTAATAAACTTGTTCTTGGCATAAGTGGTGGTGAGACTGGAAGAGACTCAATATTTTGGGTTTGGAGTGCTAATCCAACCGACCCTGTTGGTGAAAATTCTACTCTCACTTTTGGAAGTGATGGTAATTTAGTCCTTGCTGATTTCGATGGTCGTGTAGCATGGCAGACTAATACAGCCAACAAAGGTGTTACTGGTATCTCCATGCAACCAAATGGGAATTTAGTACTTCATGATAAAGACGGGAGATTTATCTGGCAGAGCATCAATTATCCAAGTGATGGCCTTTTAGTAGGTCCATCACTTATGCACAGCCGTAGTAAGAAACTCGTTAATGGTCCTTACAGTTTAGTGATTGACAAAAACGGATTCATAATGTATCAAAACAAATCAGGTACACTGGTTCGGTATGCAGGTTGGGAAGCAAGCGGTCTTCGTAATGTAAAGTATGATTCAGCTCAACAAGATGATGCTACTACTGCTACTTAA
- the LOC113345135 gene encoding transcription factor bHLH51-like, protein MHPQVQADAPTFFCPSAPTANNSCSTISSSTSHSLAEKRRRQRINSHLSALKRHVPHSDNKMDKGSLLGCVVDHLKELKRSLVGEIIHQGSAIPNESDEIIVDHMTASTTTIGATNNNNNNGTGNSDCSNKGKYNEIYLMATVSCEDRPQLFMDLIDALKGLKMLRTIRTEIVTLGGRITLNIVLINIDNHESSSNINCLNSLKQSLRAVLGRVITPPSSSHWTSTSGFSSKRQRLLFPQRHSHFPW, encoded by the exons ATGCATCCTCAAGTTCAGGCGGATGCGCCTACTTTCTTCTGTCCATCCGCGCCTACTGCTAACAATAGTTGTAGCACTATTAGTAGTAGTACAAGTCACAGTCTAGCTGAGAAACGGCGGCGTCAGAGAATTAATTCACACCTCTCCGCTCTTAAACGCCATGTTCCTCATTCTGATAATAAG ATGGACAAGGGTTCTCTGTTAGGGTGTGTAGTAGATCATTTAAAAGAGTTAAAGAGAAGCTTAGTAGGCGAAATCATCCATCAAGGGTCAGCAATCCCCAACGAGTCCGATGAAATAATTGTTGATCACATGACGGCCTCAACAACCACCATAGGcgccaccaacaacaacaataacaatggCACTGGCAATAGTGACTGCAGCAACAAAGGAAAGTACAATGAAATTTACCTCATGGCAACTGTCAGCTGTGAAGATAGGCCTCAGCTGTTCATGGATCTCATTGACGCCTTGAAAGGTTTAAAGATGTTAAGAACTATAAGAACAGAGATAGTAACGTTAGGTGGTAGGATTACTCTaaacatagttttgatcaatatcGATAATCATGAAAGTAGCAGTAACATAAATTGTTTGAATTCACTTAAACAATCACTTAGAGCTGTTTTAGGTAGAGTTATAACTCCCCCTTCGTCATCACATTGGACATCTACGAGTGGTTTCTCAAGCAAGAGGCAGAGACTTTTGTTCCCGCAACGTCACTCCCATTTTCCGTGGTAA